From Uloborus diversus isolate 005 chromosome 8, Udiv.v.3.1, whole genome shotgun sequence, a single genomic window includes:
- the LOC129228223 gene encoding uncharacterized protein LOC129228223 has translation MRRDVFPHPSRKNALLEIFRSKSRRTAQETSANSTSIEAESSGIFNSGVVDECCKNQCTLSTLVSYCADSGEVSDINLDEVLFPGSDRGSTLSNEDLEYLLQKDQVASISNSSSEHNGHQMAYQDSESQTNRPNLGVFMRNRPVFIVLSQVEDERDSAAEEYRL, from the exons TATTTCCTCACCCAAGCCGCAAGAACGCACTGTTGGAGATATTCCGTTCGAAGTCCCGACGAACAGCTCAAGAAACTTCCGCTAATAGTACTTCGATCGAAGCAGAAAGCTCGGGAATCTTCAACAGCGGCGTCGTGGACGAATGCTGCAAAAATCAGTGCACATTGTCCACATTAGTGTCGTACTGTGCCGACTCCGGAGAGGTCAGTGATATCAATCTGGATGAAGTGCTTTTTCCTGGGAGCGATCGAGGATCGACGCTGTCAAACGAAGACCTTGAATATCTTTTACAAAAG GACCAAGTTGCAAGTATATCCAATAGTTCCAGTGAGCACAATGGTCACCAGATGGCGTATCAGGACTCCGAATCGCAGACCAATCGGCCCAACCTTGGCGTGTTCATGCGAAACAGACCCGTCTTCATTGTCCTGTCTCAAGTGGAAGATGAAAGAGACAGTGCCGCTGAAGAGTACAGGTTATGA